The following proteins come from a genomic window of Blattabacterium cuenoti:
- the lon gene encoding endopeptidase La, which yields MFLKNIFTESGFESEAEFIPLMSQDEEDQLLKDDIPEQLCILTVRNMVLYSGIVFPIIAGKSGSIQLLQDAYGLDKTVGVLTQKNSGIENLSEKDLYSIGTVAKILKLLKMPDGNTTVILQGKRRFKVNRFIQNDPYFKAEIIALEENKPSCQDKEYLALVESIKEIAIKIIQDNPNLPSEASIAIRNIESPSFLINFVAANMNLATRDKQKLLEYDDLKKRAMETLRFLNVEHQQIKLKNDIQSRVRSDMDQQQREYFLHQQIKAIQEELGDISYEKEIDEMRVKASRKKWPKEAKKQFDRELLKMQRTNPQMPEYTVQRNYLELMIDLPWGRYSKDNFDLEYAQKILDRDHYGLEKVKERIIEYLAVLKLRGDMRSPILCFYGPPGVGKTSLGRSIATALKRKYVRISLGGLHDESEIRGHRRTYIGAMPGRLLQSIRKVGTSNPVFVIDEIDKMGIGTNGDPSSAMLEVLDPEQNTSFYDNFLEMGYDLSKVLFIATANSLSHIQPALIDRMEVIEMNGYTVEEKTQIVKKHILPKQLKENGLKKSDLILGTKQIEKVIESYTRESGLRTLEKQIAKLARYVAKHIAMNKKYVKNLSMEKIERILGIPNDPDRYEDNNVPGVVTGLAWTHFGGDILYIESSLSKGKGHLSLTGNLGEVMKESATIALQYIKAHYKEFHIDPIMFEEKNVHVHVPEGAVPKDGPSAGITMLTSLVSSFTKRKLRPNLAMTGEITLRGKVLPVGGIKEKILAAKRANIKEIILSQENKKDIEEIKNEHLKGLTFDYVRNMNDVIHLSLL from the coding sequence ATGTTCTTAAAAAATATATTTACAGAATCTGGATTCGAATCTGAAGCTGAATTTATACCCTTAATGAGTCAAGATGAAGAAGATCAGTTACTTAAAGACGATATTCCCGAACAATTATGTATCTTAACAGTAAGAAATATGGTTTTGTATTCTGGAATTGTTTTTCCAATTATAGCAGGAAAAAGTGGATCCATACAATTGTTACAAGATGCTTATGGATTAGATAAAACAGTTGGAGTATTAACACAAAAAAATTCTGGGATAGAAAATCTTAGTGAAAAAGATTTATATTCTATTGGAACGGTTGCTAAAATATTGAAATTATTAAAAATGCCTGATGGAAATACTACCGTTATTTTGCAGGGAAAAAGAAGATTTAAAGTCAATCGTTTTATTCAAAATGATCCATATTTTAAAGCAGAAATTATAGCGTTAGAAGAAAATAAACCTTCCTGCCAGGATAAAGAATACCTTGCTTTAGTAGAATCTATAAAGGAAATAGCTATAAAAATTATTCAAGATAACCCCAATCTTCCATCAGAAGCAAGCATTGCGATTCGTAATATCGAAAGTCCTTCTTTTTTAATAAATTTTGTAGCAGCTAATATGAATTTAGCTACTAGAGATAAACAAAAATTGTTAGAATACGATGATTTGAAAAAAAGAGCAATGGAAACGTTACGTTTTCTAAACGTAGAACATCAACAAATTAAATTAAAAAACGATATTCAATCCCGTGTTCGTAGTGATATGGATCAGCAACAGAGAGAATATTTTTTGCATCAGCAAATTAAAGCCATACAAGAAGAACTAGGAGATATTTCTTATGAAAAAGAAATAGATGAAATGCGTGTTAAAGCTTCCAGAAAAAAATGGCCAAAGGAAGCAAAAAAACAGTTTGATAGGGAATTGCTAAAAATGCAAAGAACCAATCCTCAAATGCCAGAATATACGGTACAAAGAAATTATCTGGAATTAATGATTGATCTTCCTTGGGGAAGATATTCAAAAGATAATTTTGATTTAGAATATGCACAAAAAATACTAGATAGAGATCACTATGGACTGGAAAAAGTAAAAGAGCGGATTATAGAATATTTAGCTGTCTTAAAATTAAGAGGAGATATGCGTTCTCCTATTCTATGCTTTTACGGTCCACCTGGAGTCGGAAAAACTTCTTTAGGAAGATCTATAGCTACCGCACTGAAAAGAAAATACGTTCGTATTTCTTTGGGAGGATTGCATGATGAATCAGAAATACGGGGACATAGAAGAACTTATATAGGAGCTATGCCTGGTAGATTATTACAATCTATTCGAAAAGTAGGAACTTCGAATCCTGTTTTTGTGATAGACGAAATAGACAAAATGGGTATAGGTACAAATGGGGATCCTTCTTCTGCCATGTTGGAAGTTTTAGATCCGGAACAAAATACTTCGTTTTACGATAATTTTTTAGAAATGGGGTACGATTTATCAAAAGTCTTATTTATTGCTACAGCAAATTCACTTTCCCATATTCAACCTGCTTTAATAGATAGAATGGAAGTCATAGAAATGAATGGATATACGGTAGAAGAAAAAACACAAATTGTAAAAAAACATATACTTCCTAAACAATTGAAAGAAAATGGATTAAAAAAATCAGATTTAATACTTGGAACGAAACAAATAGAAAAAGTCATTGAAAGTTATACAAGAGAATCTGGATTGAGAACTTTGGAAAAACAGATTGCTAAATTAGCACGTTATGTAGCTAAACATATTGCGATGAACAAAAAATATGTGAAAAATTTGAGTATGGAAAAAATAGAAAGAATTCTTGGTATTCCTAATGATCCAGATCGTTATGAAGACAATAATGTTCCAGGTGTGGTGACTGGGTTAGCTTGGACTCATTTTGGGGGAGATATTTTATATATTGAATCCAGTTTATCTAAAGGTAAAGGTCATTTAAGTCTTACTGGCAATTTAGGTGAGGTCATGAAAGAATCTGCTACAATTGCTTTACAGTATATTAAAGCTCATTATAAAGAATTTCACATAGATCCTATAATGTTTGAAGAAAAAAATGTACATGTTCATGTTCCTGAAGGAGCCGTTCCTAAAGATGGTCCATCTGCAGGAATAACAATGTTAACATCTCTAGTATCAAGTTTTACGAAAAGAAAGTTAAGACCTAATTTAGCTATGACAGGAGAAATCACTCTAAGAGGGAAGGTTCTTCCTGTTGGTGGAATTAAAGAAAAAATTCTAGCGGCTAAACGTGCTAATATTAAAGAAATTATTCTATCACAGGAGAATAAAAAAGATATAGAAGAAATCAAAAACGAACACTTAAAAGGATTAACCTTTGATTATGTTAGAAATATGAATGATGTGATTCATTTATCTTTATTGTAA
- a CDS encoding porin, whose protein sequence is MKKTKIIFLILFLGFFYPFHSFSEIIQQKKTIDENPNFNVFLDYSNSIHFGMKEDISENTHFSENNFNLEVIGKANDKISYCFTKQFVKQIENKNYNMLDVAYLKYKWNDKLDFLFGKQPFSFGSMEYASGPYEHAYRYTHVHKRNKNNNYVGFSFIYHPIKDHELQFQVVNDMKRQEEGNMIIQDINYPMGYSVNWNWGMNPPNNDHDHDHDHDDKIIKNRWSYSIFQEHEKQKYWKLLALGSQFNYTPVTIETDYILSNEDIETNKSISRSWNRDYYYNYDIVSVKYGTYLVKLKYNFLPKWNLIAKGVYEIGSYKKKINNILGPNELFQKIYTYYGGVEFLPIIKNDDISFFIAYQNYRINYNLDQIKKEKNNDHFLILGLNYRVKMI, encoded by the coding sequence ATGAAAAAAACAAAAATTATTTTCCTGATTCTTTTTTTAGGATTTTTTTATCCTTTTCATAGTTTTTCAGAAATCATACAACAAAAAAAAACAATAGATGAAAATCCTAATTTTAACGTATTTTTAGATTATTCGAATAGTATTCATTTTGGAATGAAAGAAGACATTTCTGAAAATACTCATTTTTCTGAAAACAATTTCAATTTGGAAGTGATAGGAAAGGCAAATGATAAAATCAGTTATTGTTTTACAAAACAGTTTGTTAAACAAATAGAAAACAAAAATTATAACATGCTAGATGTAGCTTATTTAAAATATAAGTGGAACGATAAACTTGATTTTTTGTTTGGAAAACAACCTTTTTCTTTTGGAAGTATGGAATATGCTAGTGGACCCTATGAACACGCATACCGTTATACACATGTACACAAAAGAAACAAAAATAATAATTATGTTGGATTCAGTTTTATTTATCATCCCATAAAAGATCATGAGTTACAATTTCAAGTTGTCAATGATATGAAACGACAGGAAGAAGGAAATATGATAATTCAAGACATCAATTATCCTATGGGATATTCTGTAAATTGGAATTGGGGTATGAATCCACCAAATAATGATCATGATCATGATCATGATCATGATGATAAAATCATAAAAAATAGATGGTCCTATTCTATTTTTCAAGAACATGAAAAACAAAAATATTGGAAATTATTAGCTTTAGGTAGTCAATTCAATTATACCCCTGTCACCATAGAAACAGACTATATATTGAGCAATGAAGACATAGAAACAAATAAGAGCATTTCACGATCATGGAATCGTGATTATTATTATAATTATGATATTGTCTCTGTAAAATATGGAACCTATTTAGTAAAATTAAAATATAATTTTCTTCCAAAATGGAATTTAATTGCTAAAGGAGTATATGAAATAGGGAGCTATAAGAAAAAAATAAATAATATTTTGGGACCAAATGAATTGTTTCAAAAAATATATACTTATTATGGAGGTGTAGAATTTCTTCCTATCATAAAAAATGATGATATTAGTTTTTTTATTGCATATCAAAATTATAGAATAAATTACAATTTAGATCAAATTAAAAAAGAAAAGAATAATGATCATTTTCTTATTTTAGGATTGAATTATCGTGTGAAAATGATTTAA
- the metG gene encoding methionine--tRNA ligase produces the protein MKKSNKYTVTAALPYANGPIHIGHLAGVYFPADVFVRYLRRKKIDVIFICGSDEHGVPIAMQAQKEKKTPQEIVNKYHYMIKDCFNNFGIQFDHYSRTSAKIHHEISTSFFKKLHEKKKIFEKVSEQYYDQEAKQFLADRYISGTCPHCKNKEAYGDQCENCGSSLNPEDLMYPKSTISGSFPILKKTKHWYFPLNQYQEFLEKWILMNHKKDWKVNVYGQAKSWLNQGLKSRAITRDLNWGVPIPKNKGKVLYVWFEAPIGYISSTIEWARQTKIDWKPYWKDEKTKLIQFIGKDNIVFHCIIFPVTLKAYNSGYILPDQILANEFLHLENKKISTSKNWAVWGHEYLKDFPNQQDTLRYILISNMPEKKDNNFNWKDFQRKNNTELVSILGNFVNRSLTLIQKYNKGIVPNPEMLSIKDKYILKKIKNYPKHIGNLIESYQFRESLTCFMDLARLGNKYLTEEEPWNNKKKTEKRVNTILYVSLQIVGVLAQLAEPFLPYTAKKLLDMLRLKIFFWNQIKNIEEILCPGHVLGRTTFLFKKINNESIEKQIQKLEKIQK, from the coding sequence ATGAAAAAATCAAATAAATATACAGTCACGGCTGCTTTACCTTATGCAAATGGACCAATTCATATAGGACATTTGGCTGGAGTTTATTTCCCTGCAGATGTTTTTGTTCGTTATCTGAGACGAAAAAAAATAGATGTTATTTTTATATGTGGATCGGATGAACATGGAGTTCCGATTGCTATGCAAGCTCAAAAAGAAAAAAAAACTCCTCAAGAAATAGTAAATAAGTATCATTACATGATTAAAGATTGTTTTAATAATTTTGGAATACAGTTTGATCACTATTCCAGAACCTCTGCAAAAATTCATCACGAAATTTCTACTTCTTTTTTTAAAAAACTTCATGAAAAAAAAAAGATTTTTGAAAAAGTATCTGAACAATATTATGATCAAGAAGCTAAACAATTTTTAGCGGATAGGTATATATCTGGTACATGTCCCCATTGCAAAAATAAAGAAGCTTATGGAGATCAATGCGAAAATTGTGGAAGTTCGTTAAACCCTGAAGATTTAATGTATCCAAAATCGACTATAAGTGGAAGTTTTCCCATTTTGAAAAAAACTAAACATTGGTACTTTCCTTTAAATCAATATCAAGAATTTTTGGAAAAATGGATTTTAATGAATCATAAGAAAGATTGGAAAGTGAATGTATATGGACAAGCAAAATCTTGGTTAAATCAAGGATTAAAATCTCGTGCTATCACAAGAGATTTGAATTGGGGTGTTCCTATTCCAAAAAATAAAGGAAAAGTTCTGTATGTATGGTTTGAAGCTCCTATAGGATATATTTCTTCTACGATAGAGTGGGCTAGACAAACAAAAATAGATTGGAAACCTTATTGGAAAGATGAAAAAACCAAATTGATTCAATTTATAGGAAAAGATAATATTGTTTTTCACTGCATTATTTTTCCAGTTACACTGAAAGCATATAATAGTGGATATATTCTTCCAGATCAAATATTGGCTAATGAATTTCTTCATCTAGAAAATAAAAAAATATCTACTTCTAAAAATTGGGCAGTATGGGGTCATGAATATTTAAAAGATTTTCCAAATCAACAGGATACACTTCGTTATATTCTCATATCTAATATGCCTGAAAAAAAAGATAATAATTTTAATTGGAAAGATTTTCAAAGAAAAAATAATACGGAATTGGTTTCTATATTAGGAAATTTTGTAAATAGAAGTCTAACTTTAATCCAGAAGTACAATAAAGGAATTGTTCCTAATCCTGAAATGTTATCTATAAAGGATAAATACATTTTAAAAAAAATTAAAAATTATCCAAAACATATAGGAAATTTAATTGAATCCTATCAATTTAGAGAATCCTTAACATGTTTTATGGATTTAGCTAGACTAGGAAACAAATATTTAACAGAGGAAGAACCTTGGAATAATAAAAAAAAAACAGAAAAACGTGTTAATACCATACTTTATGTATCACTGCAAATTGTTGGGGTGTTGGCTCAATTAGCCGAACCTTTTCTTCCATATACGGCAAAAAAATTGTTAGATATGCTTCGTTTGAAAATTTTTTTTTGGAATCAAATAAAAAACATAGAAGAAATTTTATGCCCAGGACATGTTTTAGGGAGAACCACATTCTTATTTAAAAAAATAAATAACGAAAGTATTGAAAAACAGATTCAAAAATTAGAAAAAATCCAAAAATAG
- a CDS encoding DNA translocase FtsK 4TM domain-containing protein, with translation MYRNKIKKTERKNKKKTLKTIFGFFLLGNSIFLFLSFFSFLFHWKNDQSQLEKLFDKEIIAENLLGKMGATVSHYFIHCGIGVNAFFIPIFLFLTGLKILFSEKEFFNNFYKSTIYKFLFFIIWLPIFFYVIVPDQGIFSGIFGFEIGNYLIHLFGKVGLSMLLFTSIIFYWIIIFRINDSTINNGIKKKIQNFNKKIDTTLQLCNDFDNHTKMDSSFHKKKNMLYSILYKKKEDFSFIDLKIDLESNKKKIIQILNHYNIEICEIKANIGPTITLYEIYPKVGTRISKIKNLKNEIALNLSALSIRIIAPIPGKGSIGIEIPNYKRYPVYMKDILFSEESHKKSHKMELPISLGKTVFNEILIVDLAKMPHLLIAGSTGQGKSVGLNVMIVFLLYQKHPKDIKFILIDPKKVELSIYKKISKSYFATLPNSIEPIITDLHKVKNILNSLCKEMDQRYALFEKNKVRNIKEYNNVIKKYNKYHLPYIILIIDEFADLNMNHQKKQIEIYITRLAQLARAVGIHLIIATQRPSVDVITGLIKSNFTARIAFRVSSKIDSRTILDCTGAEQLIGKGDMLFSNRNELIRLQCPFMELSDIQKIVDFYGNNKKNEYFFLPKPDLS, from the coding sequence ATGTACAGAAATAAAATAAAAAAAACAGAAAGAAAAAATAAAAAAAAAACTCTTAAAACTATTTTTGGATTTTTTTTATTAGGAAATAGTATTTTTTTGTTTTTAAGTTTTTTTTCTTTTCTATTTCATTGGAAAAATGATCAAAGTCAACTCGAAAAACTTTTCGATAAAGAAATTATAGCAGAAAATTTACTTGGAAAAATGGGAGCGACCGTCTCTCACTATTTTATTCACTGTGGAATAGGAGTTAATGCTTTTTTTATTCCTATATTCTTATTTCTCACAGGATTAAAAATTCTTTTTTCAGAAAAAGAATTTTTCAATAATTTTTATAAATCCACAATATATAAATTCCTATTTTTTATCATATGGCTTCCCATATTTTTTTATGTTATTGTTCCTGATCAAGGAATATTCAGTGGAATTTTTGGATTTGAAATAGGAAACTACTTGATTCATTTATTTGGAAAAGTAGGATTATCTATGCTTCTTTTTACGAGTATCATTTTTTACTGGATCATCATTTTTCGTATCAATGATTCAACCATAAACAATGGAATAAAAAAAAAAATCCAAAATTTTAACAAAAAAATAGATACAACATTACAATTGTGTAATGATTTTGATAATCATACAAAGATGGATTCTTCTTTCCATAAAAAAAAAAATATGCTTTATTCTATTCTTTACAAAAAAAAGGAAGATTTTTCATTCATTGATTTGAAAATAGATTTGGAATCTAATAAAAAAAAAATAATTCAAATCCTGAACCATTATAATATAGAAATATGTGAAATAAAAGCGAATATAGGACCTACTATCACTTTGTATGAAATCTATCCTAAAGTGGGAACACGTATTTCTAAAATCAAGAACTTAAAAAATGAAATCGCCTTAAATTTATCCGCTTTATCCATAAGAATTATAGCTCCCATACCTGGAAAAGGATCTATTGGAATAGAAATCCCAAATTATAAACGTTATCCTGTTTATATGAAAGACATTCTGTTTTCAGAAGAAAGTCACAAAAAAAGTCATAAAATGGAACTGCCCATTTCTTTAGGAAAAACAGTATTTAATGAGATTTTGATTGTAGATTTAGCAAAAATGCCCCATTTACTTATAGCAGGATCAACAGGACAAGGAAAATCCGTAGGATTAAATGTCATGATTGTTTTTCTATTATATCAAAAACATCCAAAAGATATCAAGTTTATTTTGATTGATCCAAAAAAAGTAGAATTATCAATCTATAAAAAAATTTCAAAATCTTATTTTGCTACACTTCCGAATTCTATAGAACCCATCATTACAGATTTACATAAAGTAAAGAATATATTAAATTCTTTATGTAAAGAAATGGATCAAAGATATGCTCTTTTCGAAAAAAATAAGGTTAGAAATATTAAAGAATATAATAATGTCATAAAAAAATACAATAAATATCATTTACCTTATATTATATTAATTATTGATGAATTTGCCGATTTAAATATGAATCATCAAAAAAAACAAATAGAAATATATATCACCCGGTTAGCACAGCTCGCTCGCGCTGTAGGAATTCATTTGATTATAGCAACACAACGTCCATCAGTAGATGTAATTACGGGGTTAATAAAATCCAATTTTACTGCAAGAATAGCATTTAGAGTTAGTTCTAAAATAGATTCTAGAACGATATTAGATTGCACAGGTGCTGAACAATTAATAGGAAAAGGAGATATGCTCTTTTCGAATAGAAATGAATTGATACGATTACAATGTCCATTTATGGAATTATCAGACATTCAAAAAATTGTTGATTTTTATGGAAATAATAAAAAAAATGAGTACTTTTTTTTGCCGAAACCGGATTTATCATGA
- a CDS encoding nicotinate-nicotinamide nucleotide adenylyltransferase produces the protein MVRIAVSNYEKMSVLDIESGDFPSYTIHTLSKIEKKYPRNKFFILLGKDSFYFFRKWKNYKIILNKYNILVYPRIGYFSHPVFKYYKNIIFLKAPIIEISSSFIRKSIQEGKNMKPMLHAEVWYYMEKYNLYIKK, from the coding sequence ATGGTTCGAATAGCTGTTTCTAATTATGAAAAAATGAGTGTTTTGGATATTGAATCTGGAGATTTTCCTTCTTATACCATTCATACACTTTCGAAAATAGAAAAAAAATATCCTAGAAATAAATTTTTTATTCTTTTGGGAAAAGATTCATTTTATTTTTTTAGAAAATGGAAAAATTATAAAATCATTTTAAATAAATATAATATTTTGGTTTATCCTAGAATTGGATATTTTTCCCATCCTGTTTTTAAATATTATAAGAACATAATTTTTTTGAAAGCTCCAATTATTGAAATATCTTCTTCTTTTATTCGAAAATCTATTCAAGAAGGAAAAAATATGAAACCTATGCTTCATGCAGAAGTTTGGTATTATATGGAAAAATATAATTTGTATATAAAAAAGTAA
- the lysA gene encoding diaminopimelate decarboxylase, which translates to MMHELENKSDPVQVHREFLIQLATKYGTPLYVYDSYKIKKQYIKMKKAFSGIKNLIINYACKANTNLNILKFLQKLGSGLDTVSIQEVELGLKAGFHPKKIIFTPNCVSIQEIKEAVGFGVRINLDNLSILEQFGEYYPDYAIGIRINPHIMAGGNSKISVGHIDSKFGISYYQIPHMKRILKNTGLKIEGFHMHTGSDISEIKAFLEGAKVLFQTAIDFPNLDYIDFGSGFKVPYKKDDIKTDLNSLSYSITKEFEIFCKTYGSQITLIFEPGKFIVSESGYFLVSVNVIKHTTSTVFAGVDSGFNHFLRPMFYDAYHCIENISNPNGRLRFYTVVGYICESDTFGFNRKVQEIREGDILCIKNAGAYCFSMSSNYNSRYRPSEVMIFKGKDFLIRKRETMQDILRNIVDIHII; encoded by the coding sequence ATGATGCATGAATTAGAAAATAAGAGCGATCCAGTTCAAGTTCATAGAGAATTCTTAATTCAACTCGCAACAAAATATGGCACTCCACTTTACGTATACGATTCTTACAAAATAAAGAAACAATATATAAAAATGAAAAAGGCTTTTAGTGGAATAAAAAATTTAATCATTAATTATGCCTGTAAAGCTAATACTAATCTGAATATATTAAAATTTTTGCAAAAATTGGGAAGTGGATTAGATACCGTGTCTATTCAAGAAGTAGAACTAGGATTAAAAGCAGGTTTTCATCCTAAAAAAATTATATTCACACCTAATTGTGTTTCTATTCAAGAAATAAAAGAAGCTGTTGGTTTCGGAGTTAGAATCAATCTAGATAATCTGTCCATTTTAGAACAATTTGGAGAATATTACCCTGATTATGCTATAGGAATCAGAATTAATCCGCATATTATGGCAGGAGGGAATTCTAAAATTTCAGTAGGACATATTGATTCTAAATTTGGTATTTCTTACTATCAAATTCCTCATATGAAAAGAATATTAAAGAATACCGGACTTAAAATAGAAGGATTTCATATGCATACAGGATCTGATATATCAGAAATCAAAGCCTTTTTAGAAGGAGCAAAAGTATTGTTTCAAACAGCTATAGATTTTCCAAATCTTGATTATATTGATTTTGGAAGTGGATTTAAAGTGCCATACAAAAAAGATGATATAAAAACAGATCTTAATTCTTTAAGTTACTCTATTACAAAAGAATTTGAAATTTTTTGTAAAACTTATGGAAGTCAAATTACCTTGATTTTTGAACCAGGTAAATTTATAGTTAGTGAATCTGGATATTTTTTAGTTAGTGTCAATGTCATTAAACATACTACTTCTACTGTATTTGCTGGAGTAGATTCAGGATTTAATCATTTTCTTCGTCCTATGTTTTACGATGCTTATCACTGTATTGAAAATATTTCTAATCCCAATGGTCGTCTTCGTTTTTACACAGTGGTTGGATATATTTGCGAATCGGATACCTTTGGTTTTAATAGAAAAGTTCAAGAAATTCGTGAAGGAGACATTTTATGCATTAAGAATGCGGGAGCTTATTGTTTCTCTATGTCTTCTAATTATAATTCTCGTTATAGACCTTCTGAAGTGATGATTTTTAAGGGAAAAGATTTTCTTATAAGAAAAAGAGAAACGATGCAAGATATTCTGAGAAACATAGTAGACATACACATCATATAG
- a CDS encoding nicotinate-nicotinamide nucleotide adenylyltransferase, whose translation MKIGLYFGSFNPIHLGHTIIANYITEFIDIDSVWFVVSPQNPLKKKESFRL comes from the coding sequence ATGAAAATCGGACTTTATTTTGGATCATTTAATCCTATTCATTTAGGACATACAATTATTGCTAATTATATAACAGAATTTATAGATATAGATTCTGTTTGGTTTGTGGTTTCTCCACAAAATCCATTAAAAAAAAAAGAATCTTTTAGATTATGA
- a CDS encoding 5'-3' exonuclease — protein sequence MNKKLFLIDAYPLIYQSYYAYKHHPLFTSKGLNTSPIINFTYFLMNTLNNEKPSYMATIFDTHQGPSFRKKEYDKYKAHRNKTPEAIFEAIPYIIKILKTFQISFFYAPDGYEADDFIGTIAKKAENKGYVIYIITLDKDFFQLITENIKVYIPPFKGKPKKILGIEEIKKKFGVNHPKQVIDLWSMMGDPSDNIPGLPGVGKINAIKFIQKYGSIEKLLNSTHDLNGKIQKNIEKNKDLGILSKKLITIVTNIPFFSFHEKKFFVKKPNWDSIKKIFFELEFIKLLKKAHEYYKLKIKE from the coding sequence ATGAATAAAAAATTATTTTTAATTGACGCATATCCACTTATTTATCAGAGTTATTATGCTTATAAACATCATCCACTTTTCACTTCTAAAGGACTCAATACTTCACCTATCATAAATTTCACATATTTTTTAATGAACACATTAAATAATGAAAAACCATCCTATATGGCTACTATTTTTGATACGCATCAAGGTCCTTCTTTTAGGAAAAAAGAATATGACAAATATAAAGCGCATAGAAACAAAACACCGGAAGCTATTTTTGAGGCAATTCCTTATATTATAAAGATTTTAAAAACTTTTCAAATTTCTTTTTTTTATGCTCCCGACGGATATGAGGCAGATGATTTTATCGGAACAATAGCTAAAAAAGCAGAAAATAAAGGATATGTAATTTATATAATTACTTTAGATAAAGATTTTTTTCAACTGATAACAGAAAATATTAAAGTTTATATCCCACCTTTTAAAGGAAAACCAAAAAAAATATTGGGAATAGAAGAAATAAAAAAAAAATTTGGTGTGAATCATCCAAAACAAGTTATAGATTTGTGGAGTATGATGGGGGATCCTTCTGATAACATACCAGGATTACCAGGAGTTGGAAAAATAAATGCCATAAAATTTATTCAAAAATATGGAAGTATTGAAAAATTATTGAATTCAACTCATGATCTTAACGGAAAAATTCAAAAAAATATTGAAAAAAATAAAGATTTAGGTATTTTATCAAAAAAATTAATTACTATTGTTACTAATATTCCCTTTTTTTCTTTTCATGAAAAAAAATTTTTTGTAAAAAAACCAAACTGGGATTCTATAAAAAAAATATTCTTTGAACTTGAGTTTATAAAATTGTTAAAAAAAGCTCATGAATATTATAAATTAAAAATAAAAGAATAA